The Pseudanabaena sp. BC1403 genome includes the window TGCAGTGCGTAATTACCTAATGCGACAGGGTATTGCCTCTGAACGAATGACTGTGCGATCGCTAGGCGAAACTCAACGATCCTCACAGGGTAATCAAATTACCGACTATGCTCGCGATCGGCGTGTCGAGATTGAATTTACCGACGTTCGAGATGTCGAAATCCGCTTTGAATCCCAACAGGAAGATTTGCAAGTGGAATAGTAATAATTCTTTCAGCGGTTCTTTTTATTAATTGACATCTATCAGAAGTATGCGGAGTGCGAAAATAATGTTTGCCAAAATCAAAAAAACGCTTAAAAAAGTTATCCGAAGATCGTTAAACTCAAAGCAACAGTCAATAAATTTATTCCATATATGGCAATCAAGTTCTTTAAATAGGAACTTGGTTAAACGGTTAATCAAAAAATTAAATAGCGATCGTTTAACCCGTTTCTTAATTTCTACATTATTGGCATTTATATTTACACTTCAAGCCGCAGGGATTATTGGTTGGATACAACCCGCACATTCAGAAGGTAGCTATCAATTTGGACCTAGTCCTAATAATGAAAGTAGGCAGGCTTTATTTGAATACACTGCTCTTTATGATGATCCAACTGGCACAAACACCAACATTCGGTCTCTAAACCGTCCCATTTATGTGGACATTAAAGACGCTAATGAAATCATCAATATCAGTGCTTGTGGCAACGCTTGGACAGATGACTGGGAAGCAGATGTTTACTACGTCGGTCCTCAGCCTTCACCAGACACCTCTGCCTATAGCTTTAATGGCACACTTGCTTCCTATCCTCCTGCCTCTGGCACGTTAGTCTTTGGGCAAGCAGGAACAGCGGTTAATACAAATACTAATTTCAGAGGTCAGGGTACTTTTGGTACAAACGTCAACAATGCCAACTGTTATGGCTATAATCTGCTGAATACAGCGAACATGGACTTAGTAACTCCTGCTGCACCTTTTACAAATGATGGGAGTGCCATTAGTGTTCCAGCCAGTTCAGGCCCTGGAGTTTATGAAATTCGTTTACAAAACCTGACTGAAAATACGGCATCAGCAGCCGACAATAATACCGTTTTTCGTCAATTTGATATCTCAGTCACTAATACTGTTAGTCCAACAGCCAGAATCCCTGCCGTCCCCAATCCTCAAATTTCACAAGGACGAGTCTGGTCCTATGTTTGGGCTTTAAATGCTAAGGGATTTGCTGCGACCGAATCTACTGACCAAAATTTTTATGTTGTTGTCCCAGGTGGTAGTCCAGGGACAAACTTTGTTTGGCAACTAGACCTAAATGACTTTGCTGGATATGTTTATGAATTAGTGGCAAATAACCGAGGTGTTGACTCGCCAAATATTGCGGGTACTAATGTTCGAGGGTTAAGCGTTCCGATTTCAGGTAATAGTGTTACTCCACAATACAGAATGTATCTTGAGTACCCCGATCAAACTTTTGTTAACCCAACGGTAGGTCCTACTATCACCAATTTAAGATTTGAAGATAGCGCTGGAGAAGATAACACATTTACTCCAGGAGGTACTACTGGAATCCAAGATTCAGGATTCTTTCGATTCACCTCCAGTCTTCCAGGTACTTATGAAATTATCGTTGATACCAATCAAGATGGCATTTATGGAGCAGGAGATGTTCAGTTAAGAGGCGATACAGATGCTGTTGGCAATGTTTCCGCTCTTTGGAATGGTAGAAATAATGCTGGTGTAATCGTACCTCAAGGAACTTATAATGCTCAAGTCAAAGCGATCGTTGGAGAATACCACTTTGTTGCGGGAGATGTAGAAACTAGTGGTCCCGGCACTGGTTTAACAATCAACCAAGCCACAACTCCATCTTCAACCGCAAATACTCTAGTGTATTGGGATGACCAAACAATTCTAGGCGCAGCAGGTACAACCACATTGCCAGGTGGATTATCTGGAGGTCGGCACACTTGGGGAACGACTTCTACTGGTGGCGCACAAGGAGCTAATAATAGTAGCTGGGGCGATCGCAGATATATTGATACATTTGTCTATGGGAGTTTTGCCGTAGGTACAATTCCAGCGATCATTTCTGATGGTGACGATAATGACTATGGTGATGCACCAGATACTTATGGTACTGATAGAACTAATAGTGCTACTGAAGGGATAGGAGCTAGCCATATTCTTAGTACTACCATTAGGTTAGGTACGGCCGTTACCGACAAAGATACTAATGGTCAGCCTAATGCTGCTGCTAATGGTGATGACATTAATGGTGTTGCACCTGATGATGAAGATGGAGTTACTAGCTTTAACTCTTTAAGAACTACTGATACTACTTACACTGTTCCAATTAGAGTTCAAAATACATCTGGAGCCAATGCTTACTTAGCTGGTTGGATTGACTTTAACCGCAATGGCAGTTTCGAGGCTGGTGAAGGTGTAGTCCAACCAACACCAATCGCGACAGGAACCAATGGCAACGTCAATATAACTTGGACTGGATTGGGAGGATTAGGGTTAGCCGAAGGTAACACTTATGCACGTTTTCGGATTAACAACGATCCTTTAACCACTAGTGATTTTATCGGCGGTAAGAGAAATGGTGAAGTAGAAGACTATGCTTTAACTATCATTGGCGCAACTTCGCCCCTAGACTATGGTGATGCTCCTGATGGAACAGTGGGCGTGGGGATAGGAAATTACAACACCACAAGTGCCGATAGTGGAGCATCGCATCTGATTAACACGAACTTGAGATTAGGCGCAAATGCTCCTGACGCTGATAATGGCACATTGCAAAGTGTGGCGGCTGATGCTGATGACATCACTAATACAGGTGTGGCAGATGACGAAGATGGTGTCACTCTAACAAATACCTTGACCACTGCAAGTACTAGCTACAGTGCAACAGTTAACGTTACTAACAGCATCGGTACTCCAGCTACTTTAGTTGGCTGGATTGACTTTGATCAAGATGGGCTGTTTGAGGTTGGTGAAGCTCAAACAGCAACAGTCGCTGACAATAGCAATGGTACTAACGTTATTCTTACTTGGTCAGGGTTGAGTGGATTGACGGCAGGCAATACTTACGCACGGTTCCGCATTAGTAATGGAATTTTAACCACTGCCACACCTACAGGCTTAATCGGTAGCGGTGAAGTTGAAGATTATCTGGTTGCGATTAATCCCGTTGACTATGGTGATGCTCCTGATGCCACTGCGGCAGTTGCTATTGGTAACTATCAAACTACCGCAGCTAATGGAGGAGCCAGCCATATTATTGTCAATACTCTCAGAATTGGTGCGACTAACGATGCTGATAATGGTACTTTACAAAACGCGAATGCCGATCTTGACGATACAACAGGTATCGATGATGAGGATGGTGTTACCTTACCTGCGATCACCGCTAGTACGACCTCTTACACAGCTACCATCAACGTTACCAATACCGCAGCCCCAGCTTATTTAGTGGGTTGGATTGACTTTAATAGAAATGGCCAGTTTGAAGTTACCGAAGGTAGAGCCTATGACTCAGACACTGGTACAGCAGGTATTCAGCCGATCGCTATTAGTCCTACCGCTCAAGATTTGCCGCTCCAATGGACGGGAATTTCTGGCTTAACTGCTGGCGATATTCTTTATGCACATTTCCGTCTAAGTGATAGTGCCACCTTGACTACTGCTACTCCCGATGGATTAATTGGTAACGGTGAAGTTGAAGACTATCGACTAGTTGTGACTAATGCAATT containing:
- a CDS encoding S-layer family protein, which translates into the protein MVKRLIKKLNSDRLTRFLISTLLAFIFTLQAAGIIGWIQPAHSEGSYQFGPSPNNESRQALFEYTALYDDPTGTNTNIRSLNRPIYVDIKDANEIINISACGNAWTDDWEADVYYVGPQPSPDTSAYSFNGTLASYPPASGTLVFGQAGTAVNTNTNFRGQGTFGTNVNNANCYGYNLLNTANMDLVTPAAPFTNDGSAISVPASSGPGVYEIRLQNLTENTASAADNNTVFRQFDISVTNTVSPTARIPAVPNPQISQGRVWSYVWALNAKGFAATESTDQNFYVVVPGGSPGTNFVWQLDLNDFAGYVYELVANNRGVDSPNIAGTNVRGLSVPISGNSVTPQYRMYLEYPDQTFVNPTVGPTITNLRFEDSAGEDNTFTPGGTTGIQDSGFFRFTSSLPGTYEIIVDTNQDGIYGAGDVQLRGDTDAVGNVSALWNGRNNAGVIVPQGTYNAQVKAIVGEYHFVAGDVETSGPGTGLTINQATTPSSTANTLVYWDDQTILGAAGTTTLPGGLSGGRHTWGTTSTGGAQGANNSSWGDRRYIDTFVYGSFAVGTIPAIISDGDDNDYGDAPDTYGTDRTNSATEGIGASHILSTTIRLGTAVTDKDTNGQPNAAANGDDINGVAPDDEDGVTSFNSLRTTDTTYTVPIRVQNTSGANAYLAGWIDFNRNGSFEAGEGVVQPTPIATGTNGNVNITWTGLGGLGLAEGNTYARFRINNDPLTTSDFIGGKRNGEVEDYALTIIGATSPLDYGDAPDGTVGVGIGNYNTTSADSGASHLINTNLRLGANAPDADNGTLQSVAADADDITNTGVADDEDGVTLTNTLTTASTSYSATVNVTNSIGTPATLVGWIDFDQDGLFEVGEAQTATVADNSNGTNVILTWSGLSGLTAGNTYARFRISNGILTTATPTGLIGSGEVEDYLVAINPVDYGDAPDATAAVAIGNYQTTAANGGASHIIVNTLRIGATNDADNGTLQNANADLDDTTGIDDEDGVTLPAITASTTSYTATINVTNTAAPAYLVGWIDFNRNGQFEVTEGRAYDSDTGTAGIQPIAISPTAQDLPLQWTGISGLTAGDILYAHFRLSDSATLTTATPDGLIGNGEVEDYRLVVTNAIDYGDAPDSGAGIGQDNYETLSASGGASHTIIANLRLGAIDPDADSGLLQNVAANADDTNGVDDEDGVATFPALTTSSTSYSVTVNVFNNTGVNRPLVGWVDFNRNGNFEATEAQTASVPSSAIAQNIVLSWTGITVPTVGNTYARFRISDGALTTATPNGAVGNGEVEDYQIIITNAGVPGLNLVKRITAINSTPITGFVDGANTATSNDNDTNWPTANTQYLRGAIDCTTASPCNGGTISSVAPGGLIEYTIYFLSNGAIPARNVQLCDRIPANTIFQPDTYGSGNGILLGWNTTGGALPLPDPTNSTLGAGKVALNNVPDADAGQFIAANVSVTNAPVPCNDGSTNPDGALLVRLGAATNVPNATGSGTPTNSYGFIRFQVRVK